A region from the Bacteroidota bacterium genome encodes:
- a CDS encoding class I SAM-dependent methyltransferase — MNNTKTSFADKWNNNPDLAFTETLRVGSDIYNWILTRNGFKNSEELSSFLSAKSRILDAGCGNGRVTALLRKYSNQSANVVGIDLVAHEVAKKNLEGAVNTNFFQKDLLSDLSDLGKFDFIYCQEVLHHTNNPKAAFLNLVTLLDNKGEIAIYVYKKKAPVREFVDDFIREKIAPLNYEEAMKVCEQITQLGKTLSEIKGKVVIPQVDVLEIKGGEYDIQRFLYHFFMKCFWNPDLSMEQNVAINYDWYHPQNCTRHTMAEILDWYKEAGLNVSHQFEDFYGITVRGSK, encoded by the coding sequence ATGAACAATACTAAAACAAGTTTTGCAGATAAGTGGAATAATAATCCTGATTTAGCTTTTACAGAAACACTTCGTGTAGGGTCTGACATTTACAATTGGATATTGACCAGAAATGGTTTTAAGAATAGCGAAGAATTATCCTCATTTTTAAGTGCGAAAAGCAGAATTTTAGATGCTGGTTGCGGCAATGGCAGAGTTACTGCGTTATTAAGAAAGTATAGTAATCAAAGTGCTAATGTTGTGGGCATTGATTTAGTAGCGCACGAGGTTGCTAAAAAAAATTTGGAGGGTGCTGTAAATACTAATTTTTTTCAAAAAGATTTATTATCTGATTTATCCGACTTGGGAAAATTTGATTTTATTTACTGTCAAGAAGTGTTGCATCACACAAATAATCCTAAAGCAGCATTTTTGAATTTGGTTACATTGCTTGATAATAAAGGCGAAATTGCAATTTATGTATATAAGAAAAAAGCTCCGGTAAGGGAGTTTGTAGATGATTTTATTAGAGAAAAAATTGCGCCACTAAACTATGAAGAGGCAATGAAAGTGTGTGAACAAATTACGCAACTAGGTAAAACACTTAGCGAAATAAAAGGGAAGGTTGTTATTCCGCAGGTTGATGTTTTAGAAATAAAAGGAGGGGAGTATGATATTCAAAGATTCTTGTATCATTTTTTTATGAAATGCTTTTGGAATCCCGATTTGTCAATGGAGCAAAACGTGGCTATAAACTACGATTGGTATCATCCTCAAAATTGCACTAGACATACTATGGCGGAAATTTTAGATTGGTATAAAGAAGCAGGATTAAACGTTTCTCATCAGTTTGAAGATTTTTACGGAATAACTGTTAGAGGTAGCAAGTAA
- a CDS encoding glycosyltransferase, which produces MKKKTPKIFIGNTDVASVISELKIVFKEDFGIDTLTLQDERQNNFDKGEVDVALNEIKDWIPYFKPRRISSRIKPRWEKFITEYYFKKALKECDVFIYIWKSFYPDYSDFERIKAAGKKLVVVFCGNDIRWFFSQKQEFNSYGLRHLEFEQYDYSTKGLRSKLDYLRKAEKYADMIFSRTDQAQLALRPYFRWHMMVDTNKIVENSVQRALRPKVAHAPSNRLVKGTKYVLEAFEKLKNEGIEFEPALIEGVKNAEAIKLYQDADILIDQLICPGSGKLATEALASGTIVMGHMAYGIYPQNNPSDYPIVDVNPDTIYLKLKELILDYPQRVKLAKQGRIFVDMVLDYRHFCNKIIKYFNGENVEYDYIPTFFRDKFTPESDNALVMYNEYNRLVENCDWYKKNIQKGTREGLVF; this is translated from the coding sequence GTGAAAAAAAAAACACCTAAAATATTTATTGGAAATACTGATGTTGCTTCTGTAATATCTGAACTTAAGATTGTTTTTAAAGAAGATTTTGGTATTGACACATTAACACTTCAAGATGAAAGACAAAATAATTTTGATAAAGGAGAGGTTGATGTAGCATTAAACGAAATAAAGGACTGGATTCCGTATTTTAAACCTAGAAGAATAAGCTCTCGGATTAAGCCCCGCTGGGAAAAATTTATCACCGAATATTATTTTAAAAAAGCACTAAAGGAATGTGATGTATTTATTTACATCTGGAAAAGCTTTTATCCTGACTATTCTGACTTTGAGCGTATAAAAGCAGCTGGAAAGAAGTTAGTTGTTGTTTTTTGTGGCAATGATATTCGTTGGTTTTTTTCTCAGAAACAAGAGTTCAACTCTTATGGTTTAAGGCATCTGGAGTTTGAGCAGTATGACTATTCTACAAAAGGATTGAGAAGCAAATTAGACTACCTAAGAAAGGCAGAGAAATATGCAGATATGATATTTAGTAGAACAGATCAGGCTCAATTAGCATTGCGACCATATTTTCGTTGGCACATGATGGTTGATACGAATAAGATTGTCGAAAATAGTGTTCAGCGAGCATTGCGACCAAAAGTGGCGCACGCCCCTTCTAATAGACTAGTAAAAGGCACTAAGTATGTTTTGGAGGCTTTCGAAAAATTAAAGAATGAGGGAATCGAATTTGAACCTGCTTTAATAGAAGGTGTTAAAAATGCCGAAGCTATAAAGCTATATCAAGATGCAGATATTTTAATAGATCAATTAATTTGTCCCGGTTCGGGAAAATTAGCTACAGAAGCCTTGGCAAGTGGTACAATTGTTATGGGGCATATGGCTTACGGAATTTATCCTCAAAATAATCCGTCTGATTACCCAATTGTAGATGTAAATCCTGATACAATTTATTTAAAATTGAAGGAGCTTATTTTAGATTATCCCCAAAGAGTTAAATTAGCTAAACAAGGAAGAATATTTGTTGATATGGTTTTGGATTATCGTCATTTTTGCAACAAAATAATAAAGTATTTTAATGGAGAGAATGTAGAGTACGATTATATCCCCACTTTTTTCAGAGATAAGTTTACTCCGGAATCGGATAATGCGCTTGTAATGTATAATGAATATAATAGGTTGGTTGAAAATTGTGATTGGTATAAGAAGAATATTCAAAAAGGTACTCGAGAGGGATTGGTGTTTTGA